A genomic region of Dunckerocampus dactyliophorus isolate RoL2022-P2 chromosome 10, RoL_Ddac_1.1, whole genome shotgun sequence contains the following coding sequences:
- the LOC129188834 gene encoding ankyrin repeat and MYND domain-containing protein 1-like isoform X2: MLPSRQGVTSARGRGAKKPQAGNPSRKVVEERRQGFGVQESLDGSKYEGEFVNGFKHGKGRYTWKSGEFYEGSFYKDYRHGDGVYCWPSGHKFIGKFYLNWREGYGQLLFPDGAIFKGLYHADQRFGPGVLSEPSGRQDVGLWHGKHLIQLCNSVQDSFSLKNVYGYADYLAQTCASYCQRQPKKDDSLLLHDGNAILPSGIEHYSTDSDHLQFPPEKRREFDQHFYGQLWEPDDHPYEDYKRDPLATLPLKTRILAHIHKHRRLTENLDWDIAAILSLKRDSFGPKGPLEVTSELLIRQAAKGERQSVLKILLDGLVHPDVEDSLGHTALIAATVNSHHDVIHLLLDMGADIDKLNYEGLSALSVCHVLYYPFESLYMFSGPPAKAQVCHPDLLSLCSNNPLTSPLDFTIDSSSPNNRPQTSGTLQTNQDHLSDQTTEDLSGGVWFHPNTCSALSTDLSAPETPEEYHFEEKDKEDKVETGQQRKWKDACNVANYAEREIKSRSKDAELGGIVIMNIFNEGESWEEDDKKNKEEKVLLSKHSIPVMDGHIVLGSVEWQEYSSVKHNTDKDLTPAQSFASTCAMYSYNIQVTEEDLQTAAETLSHTGFSQHCDTQETVRRMAAMKFEHRVRLSTLKLLLDRGADPNISSVPLPVMFLAIMAADTETVKKLLLCDARTDISLPPEWKGFYPLHVAAALPGPEGPKITELLLHALSDPDARAGDHDGIYLPDKVSMKTKKSWRAEKPSDADAMPCTQDELCQPDKKVSMITNKSLRTSQKPCPLEGGLTALHMACQRDTDHCNASKVVSLLLSHRAKTDLLWSGHSPLSLAISSGNDMAVAELLKAGADPNLPLGRGVGNALCALSNFNYRLDGKRAKLLDMLEKAGADMLTPVQVGDSIGNVVDYAHNSFNQDLRIASTPFHALNMEERETFKARRNFLSMMGDLLRQTAVQREKESNLLLNRAISSNVKSSNQSERSMAVKQRTPLFNFCYHCGRSIIVRLTACTRCHKVFYCSTTCKLKAWDKKHKEECL; the protein is encoded by the exons ATGTTGCCAAGCCGCCAAGGTGTTACGTCTGCCCGCGGGCGAGGTGCGAAGAAGCCACAGGCTGGAAATCCGAGCAGAAAAGTCGTTGAAGAGAGACGACAGGGATTTGGTGTTCAGGAGTCTCTCGACGGCTCTAAATATGAAGGAGAGTTTGTTAATGGCTTCAAACACGGCAAGGGAAGGTACACCTGGAAAAGTGGAGAG TTCTATGAAGGATCTTTCTACAAAGACTACAGACATGGAGATGGAGTGTACTGCTGGCCATCAGGCCACAAATTCATTGGCAAATTTTACCTCAACTGGAGAGAAGGATATGGACAACTGCTGTTTCCAGATGGAGCCATATTTAAG GGTTTGTACCATGCTGACCAGAGGTTCGGTCCAGGTGTGCTTAGTGAGCCATCAGGACGTCAGGATGTGGGACTTTGGCATGGGAAACATCTGATACAACTTTGTAACTCTGTACAAGACAGCTTCAGCCTGAAAAATGTTTATGGATATGCTGACTACTTAGCGCAAACTTGTGCATCATATTGTCAGAGACAG CCAAAGAAAGATGACAGTTTGCTGTTACATGATGGCAATGCTATTCTCCCCTCTGGCATTGAGCATTATTCTACGGATAGCGACCACCTACAATTCCCCCCGGAGAAAAGAAGAGAGTTTGACCAACATTTTTATGGCCAATTGTGGGAGCCAGATGATCACCCATACGAAGACTACAAGAGAGACCCACTCGCCACTCTGCCCTTAAAAACACGAATACTGGCtcacattcacaaacacag ACGACTGACTGAAAACTTGGACTGGGACATTGCAGCAATTCTTTCATTAAAAAGGGACAGTTTCGGTCCTAAGGGACCTCTGGAAGTCACATCAGAACTGTTGATTCGGCAAGCTGCTAAAGGAGAACGACAGTCTGTTTTAAAGATTCTGCTGGATGGTCTTGTTCACCCTGATGTAGAAGATTCTCTGGGACACACTGCATTGATTGCCGCCACA gtaAACAGCCATCATGATGTGATTCACTTGTTGTTAGATATGGGTGCTGATATTGACAAGCTCAATTATGAGGGCCTGTCAGCTTTGTCGGTGTGTCATGTCCTTTACTATCCTTTTGAGTCTTTGTACATGTTTTCTGGACCTCCAGCCAAAGCACAA GTATGTCACCCGGATTTGTTGTCTTTGTGCTCAAACAATCCTCTGACCAGCCCGCTCGACTTCACTATTGACTCATCCAGCCCAAACAACAGACCTCAGACAAGTGGTACACTCCAGACCAACCAGGATCACCTCTCTGATCA GACAACAGAGGATCTATCAGGAGGCGTCTGGTTTCATCCCAACACTTGCAGTGCGCTTTCAACTGACCTCAGTGCACCCGAGACCCCTGAAGAATATCACTTTGAGGaaaaggacaaagaagacaAAGTTGAAACTGGACAACAGAGAAAGTGGAAAGATGCGTGTAATGTGGCAAATTATGCAGAGAGGGAAATAAAAAGCAGAAGTAAAGATGCTGAATTGGGTGGAATTGTAATCATGAACATTTTTAATGAGGGTGAAAGCTGGGAGGAAgatgacaagaagaacaagGAGGAGAAGGTGCTACTTTCAAAGCACTCCATTCCAGTGATGGATGGCCACATTGTATTGGGCAGTGTGGAGTGGCAAGAATATTCTTCAGTTAAG CACAACACTGACAAAGACCTGACCCCAGCTCAATCCTTTGCCTCTACCTGCGCCATGTATAGCTACAACATACAGGTCACAGAGGAAGATCTGCAAACTGCAGCTGAAACTCTGAGTCACACTGGATTTTCTCAACACTGTGATACTCAGGAGACTGTACGCAGAATGGCTGCAATGAAGTTTGA GCATCGTGTTCGTTTGAGCACACTGAAGCTGTTATTGGATCGGGGAGCTGACCCCAACATTTCCAGCGTCCCCTTACCTGTCATGTTTTTGGCCATTATGGCAGCAGATACAGAGACTGTCAAGAAACTTCTACTGTGTGATGCTCGAACAGATATCTCGCTCCCACCTGAG TGGAAAGGATTTTACCCTCTACATGTGGCTGCAGCACTGCCAGGCCCGGAAGGTCCCAAAATCACAGAACTGCTGCTGCATGCTTTGTCTGACCCAGATGCTCGGGCAGGTGACCATGATGGAATTTATCTACCAGATAAG GTTTCCATGAAGACCAAAAAATCATGGAGGGCCGAGAAGCCATCTGATGCAGACGCGATGCCATGTACCCAGGATGAGCTCTGCCAACCAGATAAG AAGGTTTCcatgataacaaataaatcaTTGCGGACCAGTCAGAAGCCATGTCCTTTAGAAGGAGGTCTAACAGCTCTGCACATGGCTTGCCAGCGGGACACTGATCACTGT AATGCCAGCAAGGTGGTATCCCTCTTGCTCTCCCACAGGGCCAAAACAGACCTCCTTTGGAGTGGACATTCACCTCTTTCCCTAGCAATATCAAGTGGCAATGACATG gCAGTGGCAGAGCTCTTAAAAGCAGGTGCTGATCCCAACCTTCCCTTGGGTCGTGGAGTGGGTAATGCCCTTTGTGCCCTCAGTAACTTCAACTATCGTTTAGATGGCAAACGAGCAAAATTG TTGGACATGTTAGAAAAGGCTGGTGCTGACATGCTGACGCCAGTTCAGGTCGGTGACTCTATTGGAAATGTAGTCGACTACGCACATAACTCCTTCAATCAG GACTTGCGTATTGCCAGCACACCCTTCCATGCGCTCAACATGGAGGAGAGAGAAACATTCAAAGCACGTCGCAACTTTCTGAGCATGATGGGAGATCTGCTGAGACAGACTGCTGTCCAGAGAGAGAAGGAAAGCAACCTTTTACTGAATC
- the LOC129188834 gene encoding ankyrin repeat and MYND domain-containing protein 1-like isoform X3 produces MLPSRQGVTSARGRGAKKPQAGNPSRKVVEERRQGFGVQESLDGSKYEGEFVNGFKHGKGRYTWKSGEFYEGSFYKDYRHGDGVYCWPSGHKFIGKFYLNWREGYGQLLFPDGAIFKPKKDDSLLLHDGNAILPSGIEHYSTDSDHLQFPPEKRREFDQHFYGQLWEPDDHPYEDYKRDPLATLPLKTRILAHIHKHRRLTENLDWDIAAILSLKRDSFGPKGPLEVTSELLIRQAAKGERQSVLKILLDGLVHPDVEDSLGHTALIAATVNSHHDVIHLLLDMGADIDKLNYEGLSALSVCHVLYYPFESLYMFSGPPAKAQVCHPDLLSLCSNNPLTSPLDFTIDSSSPNNRPQTSGTLQTNQDHLSDQTTEDLSGGVWFHPNTCSALSTDLSAPETPEEYHFEEKDKEDKVETGQQRKWKDACNVANYAEREIKSRSKDAELGGIVIMNIFNEGESWEEDDKKNKEEKVLLSKHSIPVMDGHIVLGSVEWQEYSSVKHNTDKDLTPAQSFASTCAMYSYNIQVTEEDLQTAAETLSHTGFSQHCDTQETVRRMAAMKFEHRVRLSTLKLLLDRGADPNISSVPLPVMFLAIMAADTETVKKLLLCDARTDISLPPEWKGFYPLHVAAALPGPEGPKITELLLHALSDPDARAGDHDGIYLPDKTVVQVSMKTKKSWRAEKPSDADAMPCTQDELCQPDKKVSMITNKSLRTSQKPCPLEGGLTALHMACQRDTDHCNASKVVSLLLSHRAKTDLLWSGHSPLSLAISSGNDMAVAELLKAGADPNLPLGRGVGNALCALSNFNYRLDGKRAKLLDMLEKAGADMLTPVQVGDSIGNVVDYAHNSFNQDLRIASTPFHALNMEERETFKARRNFLSMMGDLLRQTAVQREKESNLLLNRAISSNVKSSNQSERSMAVKQRTPLFNFCYHCGRSIIVRLTACTRCHKVFYCSTTCKLKAWDKKHKEECL; encoded by the exons ATGTTGCCAAGCCGCCAAGGTGTTACGTCTGCCCGCGGGCGAGGTGCGAAGAAGCCACAGGCTGGAAATCCGAGCAGAAAAGTCGTTGAAGAGAGACGACAGGGATTTGGTGTTCAGGAGTCTCTCGACGGCTCTAAATATGAAGGAGAGTTTGTTAATGGCTTCAAACACGGCAAGGGAAGGTACACCTGGAAAAGTGGAGAG TTCTATGAAGGATCTTTCTACAAAGACTACAGACATGGAGATGGAGTGTACTGCTGGCCATCAGGCCACAAATTCATTGGCAAATTTTACCTCAACTGGAGAGAAGGATATGGACAACTGCTGTTTCCAGATGGAGCCATATTTAAG CCAAAGAAAGATGACAGTTTGCTGTTACATGATGGCAATGCTATTCTCCCCTCTGGCATTGAGCATTATTCTACGGATAGCGACCACCTACAATTCCCCCCGGAGAAAAGAAGAGAGTTTGACCAACATTTTTATGGCCAATTGTGGGAGCCAGATGATCACCCATACGAAGACTACAAGAGAGACCCACTCGCCACTCTGCCCTTAAAAACACGAATACTGGCtcacattcacaaacacag ACGACTGACTGAAAACTTGGACTGGGACATTGCAGCAATTCTTTCATTAAAAAGGGACAGTTTCGGTCCTAAGGGACCTCTGGAAGTCACATCAGAACTGTTGATTCGGCAAGCTGCTAAAGGAGAACGACAGTCTGTTTTAAAGATTCTGCTGGATGGTCTTGTTCACCCTGATGTAGAAGATTCTCTGGGACACACTGCATTGATTGCCGCCACA gtaAACAGCCATCATGATGTGATTCACTTGTTGTTAGATATGGGTGCTGATATTGACAAGCTCAATTATGAGGGCCTGTCAGCTTTGTCGGTGTGTCATGTCCTTTACTATCCTTTTGAGTCTTTGTACATGTTTTCTGGACCTCCAGCCAAAGCACAA GTATGTCACCCGGATTTGTTGTCTTTGTGCTCAAACAATCCTCTGACCAGCCCGCTCGACTTCACTATTGACTCATCCAGCCCAAACAACAGACCTCAGACAAGTGGTACACTCCAGACCAACCAGGATCACCTCTCTGATCA GACAACAGAGGATCTATCAGGAGGCGTCTGGTTTCATCCCAACACTTGCAGTGCGCTTTCAACTGACCTCAGTGCACCCGAGACCCCTGAAGAATATCACTTTGAGGaaaaggacaaagaagacaAAGTTGAAACTGGACAACAGAGAAAGTGGAAAGATGCGTGTAATGTGGCAAATTATGCAGAGAGGGAAATAAAAAGCAGAAGTAAAGATGCTGAATTGGGTGGAATTGTAATCATGAACATTTTTAATGAGGGTGAAAGCTGGGAGGAAgatgacaagaagaacaagGAGGAGAAGGTGCTACTTTCAAAGCACTCCATTCCAGTGATGGATGGCCACATTGTATTGGGCAGTGTGGAGTGGCAAGAATATTCTTCAGTTAAG CACAACACTGACAAAGACCTGACCCCAGCTCAATCCTTTGCCTCTACCTGCGCCATGTATAGCTACAACATACAGGTCACAGAGGAAGATCTGCAAACTGCAGCTGAAACTCTGAGTCACACTGGATTTTCTCAACACTGTGATACTCAGGAGACTGTACGCAGAATGGCTGCAATGAAGTTTGA GCATCGTGTTCGTTTGAGCACACTGAAGCTGTTATTGGATCGGGGAGCTGACCCCAACATTTCCAGCGTCCCCTTACCTGTCATGTTTTTGGCCATTATGGCAGCAGATACAGAGACTGTCAAGAAACTTCTACTGTGTGATGCTCGAACAGATATCTCGCTCCCACCTGAG TGGAAAGGATTTTACCCTCTACATGTGGCTGCAGCACTGCCAGGCCCGGAAGGTCCCAAAATCACAGAACTGCTGCTGCATGCTTTGTCTGACCCAGATGCTCGGGCAGGTGACCATGATGGAATTTATCTACCAGATAAG ACTGTTGTGCAGGTTTCCATGAAGACCAAAAAATCATGGAGGGCCGAGAAGCCATCTGATGCAGACGCGATGCCATGTACCCAGGATGAGCTCTGCCAACCAGATAAG AAGGTTTCcatgataacaaataaatcaTTGCGGACCAGTCAGAAGCCATGTCCTTTAGAAGGAGGTCTAACAGCTCTGCACATGGCTTGCCAGCGGGACACTGATCACTGT AATGCCAGCAAGGTGGTATCCCTCTTGCTCTCCCACAGGGCCAAAACAGACCTCCTTTGGAGTGGACATTCACCTCTTTCCCTAGCAATATCAAGTGGCAATGACATG gCAGTGGCAGAGCTCTTAAAAGCAGGTGCTGATCCCAACCTTCCCTTGGGTCGTGGAGTGGGTAATGCCCTTTGTGCCCTCAGTAACTTCAACTATCGTTTAGATGGCAAACGAGCAAAATTG TTGGACATGTTAGAAAAGGCTGGTGCTGACATGCTGACGCCAGTTCAGGTCGGTGACTCTATTGGAAATGTAGTCGACTACGCACATAACTCCTTCAATCAG GACTTGCGTATTGCCAGCACACCCTTCCATGCGCTCAACATGGAGGAGAGAGAAACATTCAAAGCACGTCGCAACTTTCTGAGCATGATGGGAGATCTGCTGAGACAGACTGCTGTCCAGAGAGAGAAGGAAAGCAACCTTTTACTGAATC
- the LOC129188834 gene encoding ankyrin repeat and MYND domain-containing protein 1-like isoform X1 — translation MLPSRQGVTSARGRGAKKPQAGNPSRKVVEERRQGFGVQESLDGSKYEGEFVNGFKHGKGRYTWKSGEFYEGSFYKDYRHGDGVYCWPSGHKFIGKFYLNWREGYGQLLFPDGAIFKGLYHADQRFGPGVLSEPSGRQDVGLWHGKHLIQLCNSVQDSFSLKNVYGYADYLAQTCASYCQRQPKKDDSLLLHDGNAILPSGIEHYSTDSDHLQFPPEKRREFDQHFYGQLWEPDDHPYEDYKRDPLATLPLKTRILAHIHKHRRLTENLDWDIAAILSLKRDSFGPKGPLEVTSELLIRQAAKGERQSVLKILLDGLVHPDVEDSLGHTALIAATVNSHHDVIHLLLDMGADIDKLNYEGLSALSVCHVLYYPFESLYMFSGPPAKAQVCHPDLLSLCSNNPLTSPLDFTIDSSSPNNRPQTSGTLQTNQDHLSDQTTEDLSGGVWFHPNTCSALSTDLSAPETPEEYHFEEKDKEDKVETGQQRKWKDACNVANYAEREIKSRSKDAELGGIVIMNIFNEGESWEEDDKKNKEEKVLLSKHSIPVMDGHIVLGSVEWQEYSSVKHNTDKDLTPAQSFASTCAMYSYNIQVTEEDLQTAAETLSHTGFSQHCDTQETVRRMAAMKFEHRVRLSTLKLLLDRGADPNISSVPLPVMFLAIMAADTETVKKLLLCDARTDISLPPEWKGFYPLHVAAALPGPEGPKITELLLHALSDPDARAGDHDGIYLPDKTVVQVSMKTKKSWRAEKPSDADAMPCTQDELCQPDKKVSMITNKSLRTSQKPCPLEGGLTALHMACQRDTDHCNASKVVSLLLSHRAKTDLLWSGHSPLSLAISSGNDMAVAELLKAGADPNLPLGRGVGNALCALSNFNYRLDGKRAKLLDMLEKAGADMLTPVQVGDSIGNVVDYAHNSFNQDLRIASTPFHALNMEERETFKARRNFLSMMGDLLRQTAVQREKESNLLLNRAISSNVKSSNQSERSMAVKQRTPLFNFCYHCGRSIIVRLTACTRCHKVFYCSTTCKLKAWDKKHKEECL, via the exons ATGTTGCCAAGCCGCCAAGGTGTTACGTCTGCCCGCGGGCGAGGTGCGAAGAAGCCACAGGCTGGAAATCCGAGCAGAAAAGTCGTTGAAGAGAGACGACAGGGATTTGGTGTTCAGGAGTCTCTCGACGGCTCTAAATATGAAGGAGAGTTTGTTAATGGCTTCAAACACGGCAAGGGAAGGTACACCTGGAAAAGTGGAGAG TTCTATGAAGGATCTTTCTACAAAGACTACAGACATGGAGATGGAGTGTACTGCTGGCCATCAGGCCACAAATTCATTGGCAAATTTTACCTCAACTGGAGAGAAGGATATGGACAACTGCTGTTTCCAGATGGAGCCATATTTAAG GGTTTGTACCATGCTGACCAGAGGTTCGGTCCAGGTGTGCTTAGTGAGCCATCAGGACGTCAGGATGTGGGACTTTGGCATGGGAAACATCTGATACAACTTTGTAACTCTGTACAAGACAGCTTCAGCCTGAAAAATGTTTATGGATATGCTGACTACTTAGCGCAAACTTGTGCATCATATTGTCAGAGACAG CCAAAGAAAGATGACAGTTTGCTGTTACATGATGGCAATGCTATTCTCCCCTCTGGCATTGAGCATTATTCTACGGATAGCGACCACCTACAATTCCCCCCGGAGAAAAGAAGAGAGTTTGACCAACATTTTTATGGCCAATTGTGGGAGCCAGATGATCACCCATACGAAGACTACAAGAGAGACCCACTCGCCACTCTGCCCTTAAAAACACGAATACTGGCtcacattcacaaacacag ACGACTGACTGAAAACTTGGACTGGGACATTGCAGCAATTCTTTCATTAAAAAGGGACAGTTTCGGTCCTAAGGGACCTCTGGAAGTCACATCAGAACTGTTGATTCGGCAAGCTGCTAAAGGAGAACGACAGTCTGTTTTAAAGATTCTGCTGGATGGTCTTGTTCACCCTGATGTAGAAGATTCTCTGGGACACACTGCATTGATTGCCGCCACA gtaAACAGCCATCATGATGTGATTCACTTGTTGTTAGATATGGGTGCTGATATTGACAAGCTCAATTATGAGGGCCTGTCAGCTTTGTCGGTGTGTCATGTCCTTTACTATCCTTTTGAGTCTTTGTACATGTTTTCTGGACCTCCAGCCAAAGCACAA GTATGTCACCCGGATTTGTTGTCTTTGTGCTCAAACAATCCTCTGACCAGCCCGCTCGACTTCACTATTGACTCATCCAGCCCAAACAACAGACCTCAGACAAGTGGTACACTCCAGACCAACCAGGATCACCTCTCTGATCA GACAACAGAGGATCTATCAGGAGGCGTCTGGTTTCATCCCAACACTTGCAGTGCGCTTTCAACTGACCTCAGTGCACCCGAGACCCCTGAAGAATATCACTTTGAGGaaaaggacaaagaagacaAAGTTGAAACTGGACAACAGAGAAAGTGGAAAGATGCGTGTAATGTGGCAAATTATGCAGAGAGGGAAATAAAAAGCAGAAGTAAAGATGCTGAATTGGGTGGAATTGTAATCATGAACATTTTTAATGAGGGTGAAAGCTGGGAGGAAgatgacaagaagaacaagGAGGAGAAGGTGCTACTTTCAAAGCACTCCATTCCAGTGATGGATGGCCACATTGTATTGGGCAGTGTGGAGTGGCAAGAATATTCTTCAGTTAAG CACAACACTGACAAAGACCTGACCCCAGCTCAATCCTTTGCCTCTACCTGCGCCATGTATAGCTACAACATACAGGTCACAGAGGAAGATCTGCAAACTGCAGCTGAAACTCTGAGTCACACTGGATTTTCTCAACACTGTGATACTCAGGAGACTGTACGCAGAATGGCTGCAATGAAGTTTGA GCATCGTGTTCGTTTGAGCACACTGAAGCTGTTATTGGATCGGGGAGCTGACCCCAACATTTCCAGCGTCCCCTTACCTGTCATGTTTTTGGCCATTATGGCAGCAGATACAGAGACTGTCAAGAAACTTCTACTGTGTGATGCTCGAACAGATATCTCGCTCCCACCTGAG TGGAAAGGATTTTACCCTCTACATGTGGCTGCAGCACTGCCAGGCCCGGAAGGTCCCAAAATCACAGAACTGCTGCTGCATGCTTTGTCTGACCCAGATGCTCGGGCAGGTGACCATGATGGAATTTATCTACCAGATAAG ACTGTTGTGCAGGTTTCCATGAAGACCAAAAAATCATGGAGGGCCGAGAAGCCATCTGATGCAGACGCGATGCCATGTACCCAGGATGAGCTCTGCCAACCAGATAAG AAGGTTTCcatgataacaaataaatcaTTGCGGACCAGTCAGAAGCCATGTCCTTTAGAAGGAGGTCTAACAGCTCTGCACATGGCTTGCCAGCGGGACACTGATCACTGT AATGCCAGCAAGGTGGTATCCCTCTTGCTCTCCCACAGGGCCAAAACAGACCTCCTTTGGAGTGGACATTCACCTCTTTCCCTAGCAATATCAAGTGGCAATGACATG gCAGTGGCAGAGCTCTTAAAAGCAGGTGCTGATCCCAACCTTCCCTTGGGTCGTGGAGTGGGTAATGCCCTTTGTGCCCTCAGTAACTTCAACTATCGTTTAGATGGCAAACGAGCAAAATTG TTGGACATGTTAGAAAAGGCTGGTGCTGACATGCTGACGCCAGTTCAGGTCGGTGACTCTATTGGAAATGTAGTCGACTACGCACATAACTCCTTCAATCAG GACTTGCGTATTGCCAGCACACCCTTCCATGCGCTCAACATGGAGGAGAGAGAAACATTCAAAGCACGTCGCAACTTTCTGAGCATGATGGGAGATCTGCTGAGACAGACTGCTGTCCAGAGAGAGAAGGAAAGCAACCTTTTACTGAATC